The Saprospiraceae bacterium genome includes a window with the following:
- a CDS encoding 2-isopropylmalate synthase, with protein MSSEKIYVFDTSLRDGEQVPGCKLRKEQKLAIAEQLDYFGVDIIEAGFPISSPGDFEAVSEVAAIVKNATVCGLSRAVMKDIEVAGQAVKGAKRPRIHTGIGTSDNHILFKLNTTRQDILERAAAAVKYAKTFVEDVEFYAEDAGRTDPEYLARVCEAVIEAGATVLNIPDTTGYCLPHEYGDKIAYLKANVKGIHKAILSTHCHNDLGMATANSIAGVENGARQVECTINGIGERAGNTSLEEVVMIIKQRFGGTYHTDIKTPMLKSMSLLVSETMGMPVQANKAIVGANAFAHSSGIHQDGVIKQRDTYEIMNPADVGVDQSSIILTARSGRAALAYRFKELGHNLTKDALDVAYIHFLELADRQKEVVDDDLEVLYQERIYSMT; from the coding sequence ATGTCTTCCGAAAAAATTTATGTATTTGATACCTCATTAAGAGACGGTGAGCAGGTACCCGGATGCAAACTGAGAAAAGAACAAAAACTTGCAATAGCAGAGCAACTTGATTATTTCGGTGTAGATATCATAGAAGCTGGATTTCCCATTTCAAGTCCCGGAGATTTTGAAGCCGTAAGTGAAGTGGCCGCTATAGTAAAGAATGCCACAGTCTGTGGACTCTCAAGAGCGGTGATGAAAGACATTGAAGTGGCAGGCCAGGCAGTCAAAGGAGCAAAAAGACCACGTATTCACACGGGTATAGGTACATCTGATAATCATATACTTTTCAAACTTAACACCACCAGACAAGACATTTTGGAAAGAGCTGCTGCTGCAGTAAAATATGCTAAAACGTTTGTGGAGGACGTAGAGTTTTATGCGGAAGACGCCGGACGTACCGACCCGGAATACCTTGCCAGAGTTTGTGAAGCAGTCATCGAGGCAGGTGCTACAGTACTCAATATACCTGACACAACGGGATACTGCCTTCCCCATGAGTATGGAGATAAGATTGCATACCTCAAAGCCAATGTAAAAGGAATCCATAAGGCCATACTAAGCACACACTGCCACAATGATCTCGGTATGGCCACGGCCAACTCCATAGCCGGAGTAGAAAACGGTGCAAGGCAGGTAGAGTGCACCATCAACGGTATCGGCGAAAGAGCCGGCAATACTTCTCTGGAAGAAGTGGTCATGATCATCAAACAAAGATTTGGCGGTACATATCACACCGATATCAAAACACCTATGCTGAAATCTATGAGTCTGCTTGTATCAGAGACCATGGGTATGCCGGTACAAGCCAATAAAGCCATTGTTGGAGCAAATGCTTTTGCCCATTCTTCAGGGATACATCAGGATGGTGTCATCAAGCAAAGGGACACCTATGAAATCATGAATCCCGCAGATGTGGGAGTGGATCAGTCATCAATCATACTTACCGCCAGATCCGGTCGTGCTGCATTAGCTTACCGGTTTAAGGAATTGGGCCACAACCTCACGAAAGATGCACTGGACGTCGCCTATATACATTTTCTTGAGCTGGCTGACCGTCAGAAAGAAGTAGTAGATGACGACCTGGAGGTGTTGTATCAGGAGAGAATATACTCTATGACATGA
- a CDS encoding cupin domain-containing protein: MGFLTLENIKQQELIPGFTARLIHTENMTIGYFNIKAGSVLPEHYHVHEQVSNVLSGEFEMNIDGQSQLLTPGQVAVIPSGVPHSGRAVTDCVILDVFNPVREDYKLK, from the coding sequence ATGGGGTTTCTGACACTAGAAAATATCAAACAGCAAGAGTTGATTCCTGGTTTTACTGCCAGATTGATCCATACTGAAAATATGACGATCGGGTATTTCAACATTAAAGCTGGAAGCGTGCTTCCTGAACACTATCATGTCCATGAGCAGGTATCCAATGTCCTTTCAGGCGAATTTGAGATGAACATAGATGGGCAATCTCAATTGTTGACACCCGGACAAGTTGCAGTCATTCCTTCTGGTGTCCCACATTCGGGAAGAGCTGTCACAGATTGTGTTATTTTGGATGTTTTTAATCCTGTGCGGGAAGATTATAAGCTCAAGTGA
- the lpxK gene encoding tetraacyldisaccharide 4'-kinase: MFRNVVLRVLLSPFALIYGIIISLINFSYDIGLLKSSRFSIPVIGVGNLSIGGAGKTPHIEYLIDLLKDYINVATLSRGYKRETSGFRLVQYHDTALTVGDEPLQYRRKYRDIVVAVSESRAYAIPQIIQNYPETQTILLDDAFQHRSVQPGLNIMLTAYDMLFTDDYLLPAGRLREWRSGYKRADIIIVSKCPPDLDENTKNAIKHKINPTKGQHVYFSCYQYDHPYNFFNREQKILLDESLSIILLSAIANTEYLLKYLEQHVQSINEIEYEDHHIFDRHDIEKISKVFSNLESNRKLILTTEKDAMRLDLHRDLLEKMNIPIYVLPIKVKFLAEEGFAFEKDIKEFLLNFMV; encoded by the coding sequence ATGTTTAGAAACGTAGTCCTGAGGGTACTGTTATCACCTTTTGCATTGATTTATGGCATTATTATCTCATTGATCAATTTTTCTTATGATATAGGATTGCTGAAATCTTCCAGGTTTAGTATTCCGGTGATAGGTGTGGGCAATCTCAGCATCGGTGGAGCCGGAAAAACACCGCATATCGAATATCTGATCGACTTGCTAAAAGACTATATCAATGTGGCTACGCTGAGCAGAGGATATAAAAGAGAGACTTCCGGATTTCGATTGGTACAATATCATGATACAGCCCTGACAGTAGGTGATGAACCATTGCAGTATCGGCGAAAATACAGGGATATCGTAGTAGCAGTGTCGGAAAGCCGGGCTTACGCCATTCCGCAGATTATCCAAAACTATCCGGAAACACAAACCATATTGCTGGATGATGCTTTTCAGCACCGAAGTGTACAACCAGGGCTGAATATCATGCTTACTGCATATGATATGCTATTTACTGATGACTATTTGCTTCCTGCGGGAAGGCTCAGAGAGTGGAGATCGGGATATAAGCGGGCCGATATAATCATTGTGAGTAAATGTCCTCCGGATCTGGATGAAAATACCAAAAATGCCATAAAACATAAAATCAATCCAACAAAAGGCCAGCACGTTTACTTTTCATGTTACCAATACGATCATCCGTATAATTTTTTTAATCGGGAACAAAAAATACTTCTTGATGAGTCATTGAGTATAATTCTGTTAAGTGCTATAGCCAATACTGAATATCTTCTTAAATATCTGGAACAACATGTACAATCCATCAATGAAATTGAATATGAAGATCATCATATCTTTGATCGTCATGATATTGAAAAAATATCAAAAGTATTCTCAAATCTGGAGAGTAACAGGAAACTGATTTTGACAACTGAAAAAGATGCTATGAGGCTTGACCTGCATAGGGATTTACTCGAAAAAATGAATATCCCGATATATGTCCTACCGATAAAAGTAAAATTTCTAGCAGAGGAAGGTTTTGCTTTTGAAAAGGATATTAAAGAATTCCTTCTGAATTTTATGGTGTGA
- a CDS encoding DNA-3-methyladenine glycosylase 2 family protein, which produces MDIRPDIISHLKQDKQLAVLIDHCEIELHKSPMSVYDDLIRSVVSQQLSTSAAATIYGRFVASLTDSVPVHTQILNKSIEDLRSYGLSFQKAGYIQNITRHFIDNELFDYNWENHTDEEIISELSKIKGVGKWTVEMILMFSMYREDVLPLDDLIIRNHMISLYGVQSTGKQLIADLTEIAASWRPYRSYACRYLWAAKDSGLIK; this is translated from the coding sequence ATGGATATCAGACCCGACATCATCAGTCACCTCAAACAAGATAAACAATTGGCAGTACTCATCGATCATTGTGAGATTGAGCTTCACAAAAGTCCTATGAGCGTATATGACGACCTGATACGATCTGTAGTTTCACAACAGCTATCCACTTCTGCAGCTGCAACCATTTATGGGAGGTTTGTTGCATCATTGACTGACTCCGTACCCGTGCATACTCAAATATTGAACAAAAGTATCGAGGACCTACGGTCTTATGGCTTGTCTTTTCAGAAAGCAGGTTACATTCAGAATATCACACGTCATTTTATAGATAATGAGCTCTTTGATTACAATTGGGAAAATCATACAGATGAGGAAATCATCAGCGAACTGAGCAAAATAAAAGGTGTGGGAAAATGGACGGTGGAGATGATCCTGATGTTTTCGATGTACAGAGAAGATGTACTTCCGCTTGATGACCTCATCATCAGAAATCACATGATCTCTTTGTACGGTGTGCAGTCCACCGGAAAACAATTGATAGCTGATTTGACAGAGATTGCAGCATCATGGCGTCCTTACAGATCTTATGCGTGCAGATACCTTTGGGCAGCAAAAGATTCAGGTTTGATAAAATGA
- a CDS encoding T9SS type A sorting domain-containing protein yields the protein MKSKIFSLLFIGILFQVPFLKSQDLVSATLIRSYSVQEVSFLKLIYPSLPTIKFGAIAYKVRYISPDAKGKMDTLSGLMVVPDNLNWQFPRAVYQHGTSSCKTCVPSRLGQSGGDEGQLGILIAGLGFVAILPDYVGMGDGRGFQTYVHEKTIASAGRNMVSACEKWAASNNLKLNDQLFITGYSQGGYGSMALHKNYEEVPSTLKVTAAAHLSGPYSLSGVMRDLILSDKAYNYPAYIPNTILGFNEAYGSLYKELTDIFKPEYASEIKKYYEGTSSLTALNTKLIQLLTTNTGASVGSRMIKDSVLNLIKTNPNHPANTILKENDLFRWAPKSPTRIFYCMADDQVPFMNSVVARDSLTARGATDLIVTDVGSTLNHGGCVNPALTQTLSFFLGFQRVISSTNNAAKLNSIKIYPNPISDVIRISGLYGQGENISVFDGEGKTLTSIKNNKSLEIEVDLSALIAGLYYVTVQSSDGQIDTHRIVKL from the coding sequence ATGAAATCAAAAATATTTTCTCTCCTGTTTATCGGTATATTGTTTCAAGTCCCTTTTTTGAAGTCGCAGGATTTAGTTTCTGCTACCTTGATCAGGAGTTATTCTGTTCAGGAAGTATCTTTTTTAAAGCTGATATATCCATCCCTTCCTACTATAAAATTTGGGGCTATAGCTTACAAAGTAAGATATATATCACCTGATGCAAAAGGGAAGATGGATACACTATCAGGTCTGATGGTAGTACCTGACAACCTTAATTGGCAATTTCCAAGAGCTGTTTATCAACATGGTACCTCAAGCTGTAAAACATGTGTCCCATCCAGATTAGGGCAGTCTGGCGGTGACGAAGGACAGCTTGGGATTTTGATTGCCGGACTTGGGTTTGTGGCCATCTTGCCCGATTATGTCGGCATGGGTGATGGTAGAGGATTTCAGACTTATGTCCATGAAAAAACTATAGCAAGCGCAGGAAGAAATATGGTATCCGCTTGTGAAAAATGGGCTGCATCCAACAACCTTAAACTCAACGATCAGCTGTTTATTACAGGGTACTCACAGGGTGGATATGGGTCAATGGCCTTACATAAAAATTATGAAGAAGTGCCATCAACTCTAAAAGTGACGGCAGCAGCACATCTTTCCGGACCATACAGCCTATCGGGCGTAATGCGTGATCTGATTTTAAGTGATAAAGCATATAACTATCCGGCATACATACCCAACACTATTTTGGGCTTCAACGAAGCATATGGTTCTCTTTACAAAGAACTGACAGATATATTTAAACCGGAATATGCATCAGAAATAAAAAAATACTATGAAGGCACATCTTCTTTGACGGCTTTAAATACTAAACTTATTCAACTACTTACGACCAATACAGGCGCATCGGTTGGAAGCCGCATGATTAAAGATAGTGTTTTGAATCTTATAAAAACCAATCCAAATCACCCTGCCAATACTATTCTCAAAGAAAACGACCTTTTCAGATGGGCACCTAAAAGTCCCACCAGGATATTTTACTGTATGGCTGATGATCAGGTACCATTTATGAACAGTGTTGTGGCAAGGGATTCGTTGACTGCCAGAGGTGCGACCGATCTGATAGTTACGGATGTAGGCTCTACCTTAAATCATGGCGGATGTGTTAATCCTGCTCTGACACAAACCTTGTCTTTTTTCCTTGGTTTCCAAAGAGTTATTTCAAGCACTAACAATGCCGCAAAACTTAACTCTATAAAAATTTATCCCAATCCGATATCTGATGTTATAAGGATCAGTGGATTGTATGGTCAAGGTGAAAATATATCTGTCTTTGATGGTGAAGGTAAAACACTCACTAGTATTAAAAATAATAAATCTCTGGAGATCGAAGTGGACTTGTCAGCCCTTATAGCAGGATTGTACTATGTAACTGTACAATCTTCAGATGGACAGATTGATACACACAGAATTGTGAAACTATAA
- a CDS encoding G-D-S-L family lipolytic protein: protein MIKIYFFLFLSLMTETFLNQNPKKVIFFGDSITEAGVNPKGYISILNDMLLKNGQSQNYELIGSGIGGNKVYDLFFRMERDVLAKKPDIVVIWIGVNDVWHKSSHGTGTDADKFGLMYSDIIYRLQNAGIKVYCCTPACIGEKTDHSNQQDGDLNEYSKIIRKSASSKGADIIDIRQRFLDYNIKNNKSNKRSGILTTDGVHLNETGNKLVAEWMSEQILQ, encoded by the coding sequence ATGATTAAGATTTATTTTTTTTTGTTTTTATCACTTATGACCGAGACATTTCTTAACCAAAATCCTAAAAAAGTCATTTTTTTCGGAGATTCCATCACAGAGGCAGGAGTGAATCCCAAAGGATATATTTCAATCTTAAATGACATGCTTCTAAAAAACGGACAATCTCAAAACTATGAATTAATTGGTTCCGGCATCGGCGGCAACAAAGTATACGATCTCTTTTTCAGAATGGAACGGGATGTCCTGGCTAAAAAACCAGACATAGTGGTCATATGGATCGGGGTCAATGACGTATGGCACAAATCTTCTCATGGCACAGGCACGGATGCTGACAAGTTTGGGCTTATGTACAGTGACATCATATATAGACTTCAGAATGCCGGTATAAAAGTATATTGTTGCACACCAGCATGTATAGGCGAAAAAACGGATCATTCCAATCAGCAGGATGGCGATCTCAACGAATACTCCAAAATAATACGCAAATCAGCCTCATCAAAAGGCGCCGACATTATTGACATCAGGCAGCGTTTTTTGGACTACAATATAAAAAACAATAAGTCAAATAAAAGAAGCGGTATCCTTACTACAGACGGTGTACATCTCAATGAAACGGGAAATAAGTTGGTGGCAGAATGGATGTCAGAGCAGATATTACAATAA
- a CDS encoding glycoside hydrolase family 92 protein, translating to MKAKINITLLLKNSLTTDNPVAPSSIFEKYGYVPNDVGELFSVSKTLEMAYAHGCAAILVRKHFPMDKKKYDFHYTRSQYYKNVFDPGSGFFRGKNSKGQFTEPFDPNVTNENEFVEATPWQYLFHVQHDVDEMIAMMGGKEKFIKKLDALFLAEKGKIDDHILDITGLIGQYAHGNEPSHHVTYLYNYGGEPWKTQEKIHELCNRFYTNKPDGLCGNEDCGQMSAWYIFSALGFYPVDPSSGEYSLGKPMIKNARIKLPNSKIFEVRTTNFNTEYKYVKSVTFNGKRLTQPIIRHEDIIKGGVLEYELSDKAETSCYK from the coding sequence ATGAAAGCAAAAATAAATATTACGCTGCTGTTAAAAAATTCCCTTACAACTGATAATCCCGTGGCTCCCTCGTCCATTTTTGAAAAATATGGTTACGTTCCCAATGATGTTGGAGAATTGTTTTCAGTATCTAAAACCCTTGAAATGGCTTATGCCCATGGTTGTGCGGCAATATTGGTCAGAAAACATTTTCCAATGGACAAAAAAAAATATGACTTCCATTATACCAGATCACAATATTATAAAAATGTATTCGACCCCGGAAGTGGATTTTTCAGAGGTAAAAATTCAAAGGGTCAATTTACAGAGCCGTTTGACCCTAATGTGACCAATGAAAATGAGTTTGTTGAGGCTACTCCCTGGCAATATCTCTTCCATGTACAGCATGATGTGGATGAAATGATCGCTATGATGGGAGGGAAAGAAAAATTCATTAAAAAATTGGATGCATTATTTTTAGCAGAAAAGGGCAAGATTGATGATCATATCCTGGATATCACCGGTCTGATAGGTCAGTACGCCCATGGCAACGAACCTTCCCATCATGTTACATATCTTTACAATTACGGTGGAGAGCCCTGGAAAACGCAGGAAAAAATCCATGAGCTATGCAACCGATTTTATACCAATAAGCCTGACGGTTTGTGTGGAAACGAGGACTGTGGTCAGATGTCTGCCTGGTATATTTTTTCTGCTTTGGGATTTTATCCGGTGGATCCGTCATCAGGTGAATATTCTTTGGGGAAACCTATGATTAAAAACGCCAGAATAAAACTTCCAAATAGTAAAATTTTTGAAGTCAGAACAACAAATTTCAACACCGAGTACAAATATGTAAAATCTGTTACCTTCAACGGAAAACGGCTCACTCAACCAATCATAAGACACGAAGATATCATAAAAGGTGGTGTTCTGGAGTATGAACTTTCAGATAAAGCAGAGACAAGTTGTTATAAATAA
- a CDS encoding glycoside hydrolase family 92 protein, with the protein MMFRKYILIIFTCISTIYILESQTTNLFIGTGGHGHTYPGATVPFGMVQLSPDTDDTGWDWCSGYNYQDSTIMGFSHTHLSGTGISDLADILIMPYIGKVRLLPGQKEGSEDGYRSKFRHINEKAEPGYYSVLLEKHGIKAELTASQNAGYHRYTFPQSNDARIMIDLQHGLDRHRTWLTERVLDSELRIVDSVTLAGFRSSSGWANVQQLHFIIKFSKPFKSYGIAIHDVYRDLSTMGRGRNVKGVVTFDTKENEIIDLEVTISPDPIKIAGIKRMASFDTVSKKASNAWRDQLNLIEIEAPDDIKTVFMTALYHTALSPNKIKNPPVGSKNKAYDTEFTTLSQWDVYRAAFALNTIIRPEIVSGVLGTMMRAYQQNHYLPVWKLWQDEVNCMIGSPSVPMVSEAILKGFSHESKNKYYAAVKKFPYN; encoded by the coding sequence ATGATGTTTAGAAAATATATTCTTATCATATTTACTTGTATTTCAACAATATACATATTAGAGAGCCAGACAACCAACCTTTTTATCGGGACTGGTGGGCACGGGCACACCTATCCGGGTGCTACCGTACCTTTTGGCATGGTTCAATTATCACCGGATACTGATGATACTGGTTGGGATTGGTGTAGTGGATACAATTATCAGGACAGTACCATCATGGGTTTCAGCCATACTCACCTTTCGGGAACAGGCATATCTGATCTGGCAGATATTTTGATAATGCCTTACATAGGTAAAGTAAGATTGCTTCCAGGCCAAAAGGAAGGCAGCGAGGATGGATACAGATCGAAGTTCAGGCACATAAATGAAAAAGCTGAACCGGGTTATTATTCTGTTCTCCTGGAAAAACACGGTATCAAGGCAGAACTGACGGCTTCTCAAAATGCGGGATATCACAGATACACTTTTCCTCAAAGTAACGATGCGAGAATCATGATCGATCTTCAGCATGGCCTGGACAGGCACAGAACATGGTTGACAGAAAGGGTGCTGGACTCCGAATTGCGGATAGTGGATTCTGTAACCTTAGCCGGCTTCAGGTCATCATCCGGTTGGGCCAATGTACAGCAACTTCATTTTATAATAAAATTTTCAAAACCATTCAAATCTTATGGAATTGCAATCCACGATGTATACCGGGATCTCAGCACCATGGGCCGTGGCAGAAATGTAAAGGGTGTGGTCACTTTTGATACTAAAGAAAATGAAATCATAGATTTGGAAGTCACCATTTCTCCTGACCCAATAAAAATTGCCGGTATCAAAAGAATGGCATCATTTGATACTGTCAGTAAAAAAGCTTCAAATGCCTGGCGAGATCAGTTAAACCTTATAGAAATCGAAGCTCCAGACGATATCAAAACAGTATTCATGACCGCCTTGTATCACACCGCTTTGTCTCCGAATAAAATCAAAAATCCACCTGTCGGAAGTAAAAACAAAGCGTATGATACTGAATTCACCACCTTATCTCAATGGGATGTGTACAGAGCTGCCTTTGCTTTGAATACCATCATCAGGCCTGAAATAGTATCAGGAGTTTTGGGTACCATGATGCGGGCTTATCAGCAAAATCATTATCTGCCGGTATGGAAACTTTGGCAGGACGAAGTCAACTGTATGATAGGAAGTCCCTCAGTGCCGATGGTTTCGGAAGCAATTCTGAAAGGATTTTCACATGAAAGCAAAAATAAATATTACGCTGCTGTTAAAAAATTCCCTTACAACTGA
- a CDS encoding AGE family epimerase/isomerase — MNISQYVKLYKDNLLNDVVPFWMNNSPDRENGGYFTCMERNGSVFDTDKFIWLQGRQVWMFSMLYNNVEKKQSWLDFAQHGADFLKKYGRSEDGSWYFSLTKEGKPLVYPYNIFSDCFATQAFGQLYKATQNDEHANIALDTFNAILKRQHNPKGHWSKAYPGTRPLKNFALPMILCNLALEIEHLLDQAHVSTLTDACIHEVMEVFYDKNSGQILENVTPEGHFSDSFEGRLLNPGHAIEAMWFIMDIAAKKGDQTLIEKAKDITLSTLEYAWDKEYGGIYYFLDIQGHPTQQLEWDQKLWWVHIETLIALLKGYLHTKDEKCWQWFEKLHEYTLSHFPDPEYGEWYGYLNRQGQPLLSLKGGKWKGCYHVPRGLYQCWQTLEKIGVNK, encoded by the coding sequence ATGAATATTTCACAATACGTAAAACTATATAAGGACAATCTGCTGAATGATGTCGTCCCGTTCTGGATGAACAACTCGCCGGATAGAGAGAATGGCGGATATTTTACCTGTATGGAAAGAAATGGTTCTGTCTTTGATACAGACAAGTTTATTTGGCTGCAAGGCAGACAAGTCTGGATGTTTTCGATGCTGTACAACAATGTGGAGAAGAAGCAAAGCTGGCTTGATTTTGCACAGCACGGAGCTGATTTTCTAAAGAAGTATGGTCGCTCAGAAGATGGATCATGGTATTTTTCATTGACAAAAGAAGGAAAACCTTTGGTGTACCCTTACAATATATTTTCAGATTGTTTTGCGACTCAGGCTTTTGGCCAATTATACAAAGCTACACAAAACGATGAACATGCAAATATCGCATTGGATACTTTCAATGCAATACTCAAGCGGCAGCACAATCCCAAAGGTCATTGGTCCAAAGCTTATCCGGGTACCAGACCATTAAAAAATTTTGCTTTGCCTATGATCCTGTGCAATCTGGCATTGGAAATAGAACATCTTCTTGATCAGGCTCATGTGTCAACATTAACCGATGCTTGTATTCACGAAGTGATGGAGGTTTTCTATGATAAAAATTCAGGTCAGATTCTCGAAAATGTGACACCTGAAGGCCATTTTTCTGACTCATTCGAGGGCCGGCTGCTCAATCCGGGCCATGCCATCGAAGCGATGTGGTTTATCATGGATATAGCGGCCAAAAAAGGCGATCAGACCTTGATAGAAAAAGCAAAAGACATCACACTCAGCACACTGGAATATGCCTGGGACAAAGAATACGGTGGAATATATTACTTTCTGGACATCCAGGGACATCCTACCCAACAACTTGAATGGGATCAGAAATTGTGGTGGGTACACATTGAAACATTGATTGCACTATTAAAAGGCTATCTTCATACCAAGGATGAAAAATGCTGGCAATGGTTTGAAAAACTGCATGAATACACCTTGTCTCATTTCCCTGACCCGGAGTATGGCGAATGGTACGGATATCTCAACAGACAAGGCCAACCATTACTATCTCTGAAGGGCGGCAAATGGAAAGGTTGCTATCATGTGCCAAGAGGATTGTATCAGTGCTGGCAGACATTGGAGAAAATCGGGGTTAATAAATAG
- a CDS encoding phospho-sugar mutase — MLQNLSLDSNIQARINSWLSGNYDESVKAEIRHLIADNNVTELTDAFYRDLEFGTGGLRGIMGAGSNRVNKYTFGAATQGLSNYLKQLYQNQPIKVVIAHDNRNNSSLLANVVADVFSANGIFVYFFEGLRPTPELSFAIRELGCQSGVMLTASHNPKEYNGYKAYGADGGQFVFPHDEAVMNEVGKIASVDEINFHGNPAYIQPIGKEIDEKYLDALANLSISKDAIHRQRDLKIVFSPIHGTGGVMVPPALKRFGFENVILVEEQMGVDGNFPTVVYPNPEEAEALTLSLAKAKATDADIVMATDPDADRVGLAIKNDNNEFILLNGNQALCLLVNYMLTAWQKAGKLDGNQYVMKTIVTSYMIDKMAESKNVECYNVLTGFKYIGEIMTQLEGKKTFVVGGEESYGYLVGEHARDKDAVVACCMFAELAAYYKDKGSSLYSTLLDLYVEYGFYKEKLISITKKGKAGAEEIRDMMDNYRNQTPKTLGGNTVVTLKDYKSAVSKNMLTGVTEKIDLPSSNVLQFFTQDGSIITARPSGTEPKIKFYCSVKAALPSKDQFKEVEQALETKLTSMLKDLGI; from the coding sequence ATGTTACAAAATTTATCTTTGGACAGCAATATTCAGGCAAGAATCAACAGTTGGCTCAGCGGCAATTATGACGAGTCTGTAAAAGCAGAAATCAGGCATCTTATTGCTGACAATAATGTAACAGAATTGACCGATGCATTCTACCGCGATCTCGAGTTCGGCACGGGTGGGCTGCGAGGTATCATGGGAGCCGGATCCAACAGGGTCAATAAATATACTTTTGGCGCAGCGACACAGGGACTTAGCAATTATCTGAAGCAATTGTACCAAAATCAGCCCATCAAAGTAGTCATAGCCCACGACAACAGAAATAACTCTTCTCTATTGGCGAATGTCGTGGCTGATGTCTTTTCGGCCAATGGTATTTTTGTATACTTTTTTGAAGGACTGCGGCCAACTCCGGAGTTATCATTTGCAATAAGAGAGCTTGGTTGTCAGAGCGGAGTGATGCTCACTGCTTCTCACAATCCCAAAGAGTACAACGGCTACAAAGCATATGGCGCAGATGGCGGACAATTTGTATTTCCACATGACGAGGCCGTGATGAATGAAGTGGGTAAAATCGCTAGTGTCGATGAAATAAACTTTCATGGAAATCCCGCCTATATCCAGCCTATAGGTAAAGAAATAGATGAAAAATATCTCGATGCCCTGGCCAACCTTTCTATTTCCAAAGATGCGATCCACAGGCAGCGTGATCTGAAGATTGTGTTTTCTCCTATACACGGCACGGGTGGTGTGATGGTTCCGCCGGCTCTGAAAAGATTTGGTTTTGAAAATGTAATACTCGTAGAAGAGCAAATGGGTGTTGACGGAAACTTTCCGACTGTCGTCTATCCCAATCCGGAAGAGGCTGAAGCGCTCACCCTGTCACTCGCCAAAGCCAAAGCAACTGATGCTGATATCGTCATGGCTACAGACCCTGATGCCGACCGCGTAGGATTGGCCATCAAAAATGATAATAATGAATTCATCCTGCTCAACGGCAATCAGGCACTATGTCTGCTGGTCAACTATATGCTCACAGCCTGGCAAAAAGCCGGAAAACTCGATGGCAATCAATACGTCATGAAAACCATCGTGACTTCATACATGATAGACAAAATGGCGGAATCCAAAAATGTAGAGTGTTACAATGTCCTCACCGGATTTAAATACATTGGTGAGATTATGACACAGCTTGAAGGCAAAAAAACTTTTGTAGTTGGCGGCGAGGAGAGTTACGGATATCTGGTAGGCGAACACGCCCGTGATAAAGACGCAGTAGTAGCCTGCTGCATGTTTGCGGAGCTGGCAGCGTATTACAAAGATAAAGGCAGCAGTCTGTACTCAACCTTACTGGATTTATATGTGGAGTATGGTTTTTACAAAGAAAAGCTGATATCTATCACCAAAAAGGGGAAAGCCGGAGCTGAAGAAATAAGGGACATGATGGATAATTACCGGAATCAAACTCCCAAAACATTGGGCGGTAATACCGTAGTCACGCTCAAAGATTACAAAAGTGCCGTTTCAAAAAATATGCTGACAGGTGTCACTGAAAAAATAGACCTTCCTTCATCCAATGTACTCCAGTTTTTTACGCAAGATGGTAGTATCATCACAGCACGTCCTTCAGGAACAGAGCCCAAAATCAAGTTTTATTGCAGTGTAAAAGCGGCGCTTCCTTCCAAAGATCAATTTAAAGAAGTAGAGCAGGCATTGGAAACAAAACTCACAAGTATGCTGAAGGATTTGGGAATCTGA